One Cetobacterium somerae ATCC BAA-474 genomic region harbors:
- a CDS encoding aspartate-semialdehyde dehydrogenase translates to MYNIAIVGASGLVGGTFLKVLEERDLPIKNLYLFASARSAGKEVIFKGKTLVIEELTENSFDREIDIALFSAGGDISKKFAPVASEKGVIVVDNSSAWRMDENVPLVVPEVNPEDIFKNNGIIANPNCSTIQSVVPLKVIDELYGIKRVVYSTYQAVSGSGIKGIEDLQRGLKGEEPKTYPHPIVNNCLPHIDSFLENGYTKEEEKMINETRKILNKKNLPITATCVRVPVLNGHSISINVELEREANLEELKAKFRETKGIVLEDDVKNNRYPLATEANGTDEVYVGRLRKDFSIEKGLNLWVVADNIRKGAATNAVQIAEILMKK, encoded by the coding sequence ATGTATAATATAGCAATAGTAGGAGCAAGCGGATTGGTAGGTGGAACTTTTTTAAAAGTTTTAGAGGAGAGAGATTTGCCAATAAAAAATTTATATCTTTTTGCTTCGGCTCGTTCAGCTGGAAAAGAGGTTATTTTTAAAGGGAAAACTTTAGTGATAGAGGAGCTTACAGAAAATAGTTTTGATAGAGAGATAGATATAGCACTATTTTCAGCTGGAGGAGATATTAGTAAGAAATTTGCTCCGGTTGCAAGTGAAAAAGGTGTAATAGTAGTTGACAATAGTAGTGCTTGGAGAATGGACGAAAATGTTCCACTAGTAGTGCCAGAAGTAAATCCAGAGGATATATTTAAAAATAATGGTATAATAGCTAACCCAAATTGTTCAACGATTCAATCAGTTGTTCCATTAAAAGTAATAGATGAGCTATATGGTATAAAAAGAGTTGTATATTCAACATACCAAGCTGTATCGGGAAGTGGAATAAAAGGAATAGAGGATTTACAAAGAGGATTAAAAGGAGAAGAACCAAAAACATATCCTCATCCAATAGTTAATAATTGTTTACCACATATAGATTCTTTTTTAGAGAATGGATATACTAAAGAGGAAGAAAAAATGATAAATGAAACTCGTAAAATTTTAAATAAAAAAAATCTTCCAATAACTGCAACATGTGTTAGAGTACCAGTTTTAAATGGACATTCTATATCGATAAATGTTGAGTTAGAAAGAGAAGCGAACTTAGAAGAACTAAAAGCAAAATTTAGAGAAACAAAAGGCATTGTGCTTGAAGATGATGTGAAAAATAATAGATACCCATTAGCTACTGAAGCTAATGGAACGGATGAAGTTTATGTGGGGCGTTTAAGAAAAGATTTTAGCATAGAAAAAGGATTAAATTTATGGGTTGTAGCTGATAATATTAGAAAAGGAGCAGCAACAAATGCAGTGCAAATTGCAGAAATTTTAATGAAAAAATAA
- a CDS encoding aspartate kinase: MRVVKKFGGSSVATIEKIKDIAKDISKNYKYGDEIVIVVSAMGKTTDELIKLAKEISETPDVRELDSLLSTGEQKSISLLSMALKEIGCKAISLTGAQAGIRTGGTHTKNKIESIKIDRIEKHLKDGKIVIVAGFQGVNEEGDITTLGRGGSDTSAVALAAALKCDCEIYTDVTGIYGVDPRVYKNAKKLEKISYEEMMEMANLGAGVMETRAVEIGKKYGVKIYVGQTLGVETGTYICDNSEIIEKKAVTGISINKNVIMVNLENFLAIPKNVAIIFNNLAKHSVNVDMISQNEVENVKGSIGFTCPLTDEHFLNKSLEEIAKEIPDIEVTKRTGVVKISLVGIGMISNFGVAAKVFEVLAEIDSAFYQCTTSEISISLIIKESDTIKVVEKLAEVFSI, from the coding sequence ATGAGAGTAGTAAAAAAATTTGGAGGAAGCTCAGTTGCAACAATAGAAAAAATAAAAGATATAGCTAAAGATATATCTAAAAACTATAAATATGGTGATGAAATTGTAATTGTAGTTTCAGCTATGGGAAAAACAACAGATGAGTTGATAAAATTAGCTAAAGAGATTTCAGAAACTCCAGATGTAAGAGAACTTGATTCATTATTATCAACAGGAGAGCAAAAATCAATCTCTCTTTTAAGTATGGCATTAAAAGAAATTGGATGTAAGGCTATCTCTTTAACTGGTGCTCAAGCAGGGATAAGAACAGGTGGAACACATACTAAAAATAAAATCGAAAGTATAAAAATTGATAGAATAGAAAAACATTTAAAAGATGGAAAAATTGTAATTGTTGCTGGATTTCAAGGAGTAAATGAAGAAGGCGATATAACAACATTGGGAAGAGGTGGATCTGATACGAGTGCTGTTGCCTTAGCTGCAGCATTAAAGTGTGATTGTGAGATATATACAGATGTTACAGGAATATATGGTGTAGACCCTAGAGTTTATAAAAATGCTAAAAAACTTGAAAAAATTTCATACGAGGAGATGATGGAGATGGCAAATTTAGGTGCAGGAGTAATGGAGACTAGAGCAGTTGAAATAGGGAAAAAATATGGCGTTAAGATTTACGTTGGACAAACTTTAGGAGTTGAAACAGGAACATATATATGTGATAATAGTGAAATAATTGAAAAAAAAGCTGTAACAGGAATATCTATAAATAAAAATGTTATAATGGTAAATTTAGAAAACTTTTTAGCAATTCCTAAAAATGTAGCAATCATTTTTAATAATTTAGCTAAGCATAGTGTTAATGTTGATATGATATCACAAAATGAAGTTGAAAACGTTAAGGGAAGTATAGGATTTACTTGTCCTTTGACAGATGAGCACTTTTTAAATAAATCATTAGAGGAGATTGCTAAGGAGATTCCAGATATAGAGGTTACAAAAAGAACAGGAGTTGTAAAAATATCTTTAGTAGGAATAGGAATGATAAGCAATTTTGGCGTAGCAGCAAAAGTTTTTGAAGTATTAGCAGAGATAGATTCAGCATTTTATCAATGCACTACATCAGAAATTTCAATCTCGTTAATTATAAAAGAATCTGATACAATAAAAGTAGTAGAAAAATTAGCAGAAGTATTTTCAATATAA
- a CDS encoding argininosuccinate synthase, with product MKEKVILAYSGGLDTSVIIPWLKENYDYDVIAVAVNVGQTEDFKAIEEKAYLTGASKFYLVDKVHEFVEEYIFPTLKAGAIYENKYLLGTSMARPVIGKALVEVAHIEGAKYIAHGATGKGNDQVRFELAIKALDPSLKIIAPWRIWDIKSREEEIEYLEKNGITLPFHKKSPYSRDENLFHVSHEGFDLECPSKEPNYENVLQWVKTLEVANEKSEYINIEFVKGVPVAINGEKMSGVEIIKQLNKIGGNHGIGVLDMVENRLVGMKSRGVYETPGGTILFFAHEELERLCLDKDTYQEKIKLSHDFSKLVYNGQWFTTLRKAITAFVDVTQEFVTGEVKLKLYKGNIILAGTTSPFTLYSEEYSTFEKDSVYNQKDAEGFINLFGLPIKIEALLRKNF from the coding sequence ATGAAGGAAAAGGTTATTTTAGCATATTCAGGAGGATTAGATACATCAGTTATAATTCCGTGGCTGAAGGAGAATTATGATTATGATGTTATTGCAGTGGCAGTAAACGTAGGACAAACAGAGGATTTTAAAGCAATTGAAGAAAAAGCATATTTAACAGGTGCAAGTAAATTTTATTTGGTAGATAAAGTTCATGAATTTGTAGAAGAATATATATTTCCAACATTAAAAGCAGGTGCTATTTATGAAAATAAATATTTGCTAGGAACATCAATGGCAAGACCAGTTATTGGAAAAGCTTTAGTTGAGGTGGCCCATATAGAAGGGGCGAAATATATAGCTCATGGAGCAACGGGTAAGGGAAATGATCAAGTAAGATTTGAATTAGCTATAAAAGCTTTGGATCCATCTTTGAAAATAATAGCTCCTTGGAGAATTTGGGATATTAAATCAAGAGAGGAAGAGATTGAATATCTAGAAAAAAATGGGATTACACTTCCATTTCATAAAAAATCTCCTTATAGTAGAGATGAGAATTTATTTCATGTAAGTCATGAAGGGTTTGACTTAGAATGTCCTTCAAAAGAGCCTAACTATGAGAATGTTTTACAATGGGTTAAGACTCTAGAAGTAGCAAATGAAAAATCTGAGTACATAAATATTGAATTTGTAAAAGGAGTTCCTGTTGCAATAAATGGAGAAAAAATGAGTGGAGTAGAAATTATAAAACAATTAAATAAAATTGGTGGAAATCATGGGATTGGTGTTTTAGATATGGTTGAAAATAGATTGGTTGGAATGAAATCAAGAGGAGTTTATGAAACTCCAGGAGGAACAATTTTATTTTTTGCTCATGAAGAATTAGAAAGATTGTGTTTAGATAAAGATACGTATCAAGAAAAAATAAAACTATCACATGATTTTTCAAAATTAGTCTATAATGGTCAATGGTTTACAACTTTAAGAAAAGCTATAACAGCTTTTGTAGATGTAACTCAAGAGTTCGTGACGGGGGAAGTAAAGCTAAAATTATATAAAGGAAATATTATTTTAGCAGGAACGACATCTCCATTTACATTATATTCAGAGGAGTATTCAACTTTTGAAAAAGATAGTGTTTATAATCAAAAAGATGCAGAAGGATTTATAAATCTTTTTGGATTACCGATTAAAATAGAAGCACTTTTAAGAAAAAACTTTTGA
- a CDS encoding basic amino acid ABC transporter substrate-binding protein: MKKILGILLFILMGAIVLSKEVLYVGTNAEFAPFEYMENGEIIGFDIDLINKIGEKIGKEIKIKNIAFDGLLPALQTNKIDLIIAGMTVTKEREKFVNFSNDYFVANQVIIVPENEGTIINMDSLKNKKVGVVLGYTGDLIISKIQGVNKVQYNSAPSSIMALKGGNIDAMILDSAPAQSYVAKNKGLKIIEIDSEVEKYAIAAEKNNENLIKKVNKALEEIKAEGIYDELIIKHFN, from the coding sequence ATGAAAAAAATATTAGGAATTTTATTATTTATTTTAATGGGAGCAATTGTATTATCAAAAGAAGTTTTATATGTTGGAACAAATGCTGAGTTTGCACCTTTTGAGTATATGGAAAATGGGGAGATTATAGGATTTGATATTGATTTAATAAATAAAATTGGTGAAAAAATTGGAAAAGAGATAAAAATAAAGAATATAGCTTTTGATGGATTATTACCAGCACTTCAAACAAATAAAATAGATTTAATAATTGCAGGAATGACAGTAACAAAAGAAAGAGAGAAGTTTGTAAATTTTTCAAATGATTACTTTGTAGCTAATCAAGTTATTATAGTTCCAGAAAATGAAGGTACTATAATAAATATGGATTCATTAAAAAATAAAAAAGTAGGAGTGGTACTTGGATACACAGGGGACTTAATAATATCTAAAATTCAAGGAGTTAACAAAGTTCAGTACAATTCAGCACCATCTTCTATTATGGCTTTAAAAGGTGGAAATATTGATGCAATGATATTAGATTCAGCTCCAGCTCAAAGTTATGTGGCAAAAAATAAAGGTTTAAAAATAATAGAAATAGATAGTGAAGTTGAAAAATATGCAATAGCAGCAGAAAAAAATAATGAAAATCTTATTAAAAAAGTAAATAAAGCTTTGGAAGAGATAAAAGCAGAGGGTATTTATGATGAATTAATAATAAAACATTTTAATTAG
- a CDS encoding SLC13 family permease — protein sequence MNLNKFLLINLFSKLKSESLFLIATFFAIITSFIILPKFSYIDTHVLMILFNLMVVVELYKKENVLDFIAINFLKKYNSQRIICAALIILVFFFSMFLTNDVALITFIPLTIIIGKKSNFSTLKIVILETIAANLGSALTPMGSPQNIYLYSKFAPAPIEFFKITFGISTIGLVILLLVNFFTPKEELIFELETPIFKKNINVFVSTAIFISVLLSIFFKLPIIYITIFNIGYLTYKKENIFQKIDWILLATFISFFIFVGNLSNIELIRSWMFNLLSESTQVYFTGIILSQFISNVPAAILISEFTTKWQPLLLGVNIGGLGTLIASLASLISYKLYISEFPEEKRKFFILFSILNFSILILMGSLFAFFI from the coding sequence ATGAACTTAAACAAATTCTTACTTATTAATCTTTTTAGTAAATTAAAATCAGAATCTCTTTTTTTAATAGCAACTTTTTTTGCTATTATCACAAGTTTTATTATTCTTCCTAAGTTTTCATATATTGATACACATGTATTAATGATTCTTTTTAACCTAATGGTTGTAGTAGAACTTTATAAAAAAGAAAATGTTTTGGATTTTATAGCTATTAACTTTTTAAAAAAATATAATAGTCAAAGAATTATATGTGCTGCATTAATTATTTTGGTTTTTTTCTTTAGCATGTTTCTAACTAATGATGTTGCTCTTATAACTTTTATTCCATTAACTATTATAATTGGAAAGAAATCTAATTTTTCAACTTTAAAAATAGTTATTTTAGAAACTATTGCAGCCAACTTAGGAAGTGCACTAACGCCTATGGGGAGTCCTCAAAATATCTATTTATATTCTAAATTTGCTCCAGCTCCAATTGAATTTTTTAAAATTACTTTTGGTATATCTACCATTGGCCTTGTTATTTTATTACTTGTTAATTTTTTTACTCCTAAAGAGGAGTTAATTTTTGAACTTGAAACTCCTATATTTAAAAAAAATATCAATGTTTTTGTTTCAACAGCTATATTTATCTCCGTTTTGTTAAGTATATTCTTTAAACTTCCAATTATTTATATCACAATTTTTAATATTGGGTATTTAACTTATAAAAAAGAAAATATTTTTCAAAAAATAGATTGGATTCTTTTAGCTACTTTTATTAGCTTTTTCATTTTTGTTGGAAACTTATCAAATATTGAATTAATAAGATCCTGGATGTTTAATTTATTATCTGAATCAACGCAAGTTTATTTCACAGGGATTATTCTAAGTCAATTTATAAGTAATGTTCCTGCTGCAATTTTAATATCTGAATTTACAACTAAATGGCAACCTCTTTTACTAGGAGTTAATATCGGTGGTCTTGGAACTTTGATTGCTTCTTTAGCTAGTTTAATTTCATATAAACTTTATATTAGTGAATTTCCAGAAGAAAAAAGAAAGTTTTTTATTCTTTTTTCTATTTTAAATTTTTCTATTTTAATTCTTATGGGAAGCTTATTTGCATTCTTTATTTAA
- a CDS encoding MBL fold metallo-hydrolase produces MKKLLSTIFFISSLVSYAEGFQIITLGSDGGVMDGSISGYLIRDKNDENFIALDAGTVLPGIKSGLEKESFKNITIPQDTEWSDIGYIFREKIKGYLISHGHLDHISGLVISSTEDTAKDIYGLNSTIETLKNNVFNWKLWPNFSNEGEGFKLNQYKYQVLEPNKIKDLNGTNLKVTAFPLSHSNYESTMFLLENNDEYIVYYGDVGPDKVEKSNGLEESFKVLGPLIKDKKLKAIMIESSFDNSKDDKGLFGHLSPRWINEEFKVLEKYSGKGTLKGLNVVITHIKPSLKKSENTRENIRKELLNNNIHGVKYYFPTQGESLEF; encoded by the coding sequence GTGAAAAAATTATTATCAACAATTTTTTTTATTTCATCATTAGTATCTTATGCTGAAGGGTTTCAAATTATTACTTTGGGAAGTGACGGTGGAGTAATGGACGGAAGTATTTCTGGATATCTTATAAGAGATAAAAATGATGAAAATTTTATAGCTTTAGATGCAGGAACAGTACTTCCTGGAATAAAAAGTGGATTAGAAAAAGAGAGTTTTAAGAATATAACTATACCTCAAGATACAGAGTGGAGTGATATTGGATATATTTTTAGAGAGAAAATAAAAGGATATCTGATATCTCATGGACATTTAGATCATATATCAGGGTTAGTAATATCATCAACAGAAGACACTGCAAAGGATATTTATGGATTGAATAGTACAATTGAAACTTTAAAAAACAATGTATTTAATTGGAAACTTTGGCCAAATTTTTCAAATGAAGGTGAGGGATTTAAATTAAATCAGTATAAATATCAGGTATTAGAACCAAATAAAATTAAAGATCTAAATGGTACAAATTTAAAGGTTACTGCATTTCCATTAAGTCATAGCAATTATGAATCAACAATGTTTTTATTGGAAAATAACGATGAATATATAGTATATTATGGAGATGTAGGACCGGATAAAGTGGAAAAAAGTAATGGGTTAGAGGAGAGTTTTAAAGTTTTAGGACCTTTGATAAAAGATAAAAAACTGAAAGCGATAATGATAGAATCATCCTTTGATAACTCTAAAGATGATAAAGGTCTATTTGGGCATCTATCACCAAGATGGATAAATGAAGAGTTTAAGGTTTTAGAAAAATATTCAGGTAAGGGGACATTAAAGGGATTAAATGTGGTTATAACTCATATAAAGCCTAGTTTAAAAAAGAGCGAGAATACGAGAGAGAATATAAGAAAAGAACTATTAAATAATAATATACATGGTGTCAAATATTATTTTCCAACTCAAGGAGAATCATTAGAATTTTAA
- a CDS encoding NAD(P)/FAD-dependent oxidoreductase has product MTNETKNFYDAIIIGGGPAGVSAAVYIASRGYKPVILEKEEIGGTVGKVSSVTHYLSVDNCETGDSFKNKLESQLKVYNIEVLKEDVIEIDLDNLLKKVSTKSGNIYLGKTIILANGTTPRKLGISGENELRGKGVCSNPWKEGKEYAGKDIFVVGGADGAIKEAIYLAQFAKELSIIHFEDSLGTIAEFKNKLEKLENVKLYLHSRLTKINGKEKIESLEITDEKTKEVKEIKCGGAGVFVYAGATPNTEKYNKLELENGFIKVNSQMKTNIDGVFAAGDICCKDIRQVATAVSDGTIAGINAANYLKTV; this is encoded by the coding sequence ATGACAAATGAAACAAAAAATTTCTATGATGCAATTATAATTGGAGGAGGACCTGCTGGAGTAAGTGCTGCAGTATATATTGCAAGTCGTGGATATAAACCTGTAATTTTAGAAAAAGAAGAAATTGGTGGAACAGTAGGTAAAGTTTCTTCAGTGACACACTACTTATCTGTGGATAATTGTGAAACAGGAGATTCTTTTAAAAACAAATTAGAAAGTCAATTAAAAGTTTATAATATAGAGGTATTAAAAGAAGATGTTATAGAAATAGATTTAGATAATTTATTAAAAAAAGTATCAACAAAGTCTGGAAATATTTATTTAGGTAAAACAATTATTCTTGCAAATGGAACAACACCAAGAAAATTAGGAATTTCAGGAGAAAATGAATTAAGAGGAAAGGGTGTTTGTTCAAATCCTTGGAAAGAAGGAAAAGAATATGCAGGGAAGGATATATTTGTAGTTGGTGGCGCAGATGGAGCTATAAAGGAAGCTATTTATTTAGCTCAATTTGCAAAAGAGTTATCAATTATTCATTTTGAAGATTCATTGGGAACAATAGCTGAATTTAAAAATAAATTAGAAAAACTAGAAAATGTAAAATTATATTTACATTCAAGATTAACAAAAATAAATGGTAAAGAAAAAATTGAAAGTTTAGAAATTACTGATGAGAAGACAAAAGAAGTAAAAGAGATAAAATGTGGAGGAGCAGGAGTGTTTGTTTATGCTGGTGCAACTCCTAATACAGAAAAATATAATAAATTAGAATTAGAAAATGGATTTATAAAAGTAAATTCTCAAATGAAAACAAATATAGATGGAGTATTTGCAGCAGGAGATATTTGTTGTAAAGATATAAGACAAGTTGCAACAGCTGTTTCAGATGGAACAATAGCAGGAATAAATGCAGCTAATTATTTGAAGACAGTATAA
- a CDS encoding metallophosphoesterase — MEQLFLINFIFLLAILPIFYIRRTFFRRNIFLGRFLGNYIFIAHYIFFLLVILGVVNYFYRLSKLNIVTIAFIVLPIFFIYAYYNFSMAKVIKSEIKLERYKNGKKLRIAFISDVHLSALTNKENIENSLKRMNEEEPDILLIGGDLVDFSCKDIKANFTASFREIEPKYGMYAILGNHEYHGGIEENIKYIENLGIKILRDSVLKVEGINIIGRDDITNKKRKKIAYLKKKIDTDLPTILLDHNPNSIDEAITNKIDLELCGHTHRGQFFPYNLIVKKMYKNYHGYKVFGITHTIVSAGFSSWLIPYRVNSTSEINIIDLYY, encoded by the coding sequence ATGGAACAATTGTTTTTAATAAACTTTATATTTTTATTGGCAATTTTACCAATTTTTTATATTAGAAGAACTTTTTTTAGGAGAAATATTTTTTTAGGTAGATTTTTAGGAAACTATATTTTTATAGCTCATTATATATTTTTTTTATTAGTAATTTTAGGCGTAGTAAATTACTTTTATCGATTAAGCAAATTGAACATAGTAACTATAGCATTTATAGTACTTCCAATATTTTTTATATATGCGTACTATAATTTTTCAATGGCAAAAGTAATAAAAAGTGAGATAAAATTAGAAAGATATAAAAATGGTAAAAAATTGAGAATAGCGTTTATATCAGATGTACATTTATCAGCTCTAACTAATAAAGAGAATATAGAAAACTCATTAAAAAGAATGAATGAGGAAGAACCGGATATATTATTAATCGGAGGAGATTTAGTTGATTTTAGTTGTAAAGATATAAAAGCAAATTTTACAGCTAGTTTTAGAGAGATTGAACCTAAGTACGGAATGTACGCGATTTTAGGAAATCATGAATATCATGGAGGAATAGAGGAAAATATAAAATATATTGAAAATCTAGGAATAAAAATTTTGAGGGATAGTGTTTTAAAAGTTGAAGGAATAAATATTATTGGAAGAGATGATATAACAAATAAAAAAAGAAAAAAGATAGCATATTTGAAAAAAAAGATAGATACAGATTTACCAACAATTTTATTGGACCACAATCCAAATTCAATAGATGAGGCAATTACAAATAAAATTGATTTAGAGCTTTGTGGACATACTCATAGAGGACAATTTTTTCCTTATAACTTAATAGTGAAAAAGATGTATAAAAATTATCACGGATATAAAGTATTTGGAATAACTCATACAATAGTGAGTGCAGGATTTAGTTCTTGGTTAATACCATACAGAGTAAATAGTACTAGTGAAATAAATATTATCGATTTATATTATTAA
- a CDS encoding manganese efflux pump MntP family protein, translating to MDILSLVLISIGLAMDAFAVSLTEGLAMKKLRKRNILKIALVFGGFQALMPYIGWKIGGVFAEKISQYDYIITTILLLFVGGKMIFDGWKEQECEEEGKCDMASNLLLLGFATSIDALAVGFSFSLVPNLNIYYSIEIIGIITFLIASLGVYLGHKVGHLISYKTEYLGGGILVLMGLKAFISHFL from the coding sequence ATGGATATATTATCACTTGTATTAATTTCTATAGGATTGGCTATGGATGCCTTTGCTGTATCACTAACTGAAGGATTAGCAATGAAAAAATTAAGAAAAAGAAATATTTTAAAAATCGCACTTGTATTTGGAGGATTTCAGGCTTTAATGCCGTATATAGGATGGAAGATAGGTGGTGTTTTTGCAGAAAAAATATCACAATATGATTATATAATAACAACAATATTATTATTATTTGTTGGTGGAAAAATGATTTTTGATGGTTGGAAAGAGCAAGAGTGTGAGGAAGAAGGAAAGTGTGATATGGCTTCAAACTTACTTTTATTAGGATTTGCAACAAGTATAGATGCTTTAGCTGTTGGTTTTTCCTTTTCATTAGTTCCAAATTTAAATATATATTACTCTATAGAAATAATAGGAATAATAACTTTCTTAATAGCTTCTTTAGGTGTCTATTTAGGGCATAAAGTAGGGCATTTAATAAGTTATAAAACAGAGTATCTAGGAGGAGGAATATTAGTTTTAATGGGACTTAAAGCTTTTATTAGTCATTTTCTATAA
- a CDS encoding NCS2 family permease, which translates to MEKIVTKRNISLDILEKVFKIEERGSSIKTEVLGGLTTFLTMAYIVFVNPAILSAAGMDKGALITVTCLATAIGTGIAALWANAPFALAPGMGLNAFFTYTLVLGQGVSWEDALGVVFISGLFFLIMTLGGIREKIANAIPSVVSTAATSGIGLFIAFIGLKNMGIIVANEATFVGLGDFSIPTVLGILGLAIMAICEIKKVRGGILISIAATTVIGMFFGIVDIPKAIISMPPSISPIFMKINILGALKISLIGSIFSFMFIDLFDSLGFMMACYKNMGLVQGDEGAKGLKRMLQVDVSSTLIGAVLGTSTVTSFAESAAGISAGARTGLASLVTSGLFLLALLFTPLVGIVPGYASAPALVLVGVFMFKSIGNIDFTDMKLAIPAFITIVMMPLTYSISIGLSFGFVAYIITHIAAGEIKKINVALWIIGGLSILNLIV; encoded by the coding sequence GTGGAAAAAATAGTAACAAAAAGAAATATTTCATTAGATATATTAGAAAAAGTTTTTAAAATTGAAGAAAGAGGAAGTTCAATAAAAACAGAAGTTTTAGGTGGTCTTACAACATTTTTAACAATGGCATATATAGTTTTCGTAAATCCTGCAATTCTTTCTGCAGCTGGGATGGATAAAGGTGCTCTTATAACAGTAACTTGTTTAGCAACAGCTATTGGAACAGGAATTGCTGCTTTATGGGCAAATGCTCCCTTTGCTTTAGCACCAGGTATGGGGTTAAATGCATTTTTCACTTATACATTAGTTTTAGGACAAGGAGTTTCTTGGGAAGACGCATTGGGTGTTGTATTCATATCAGGACTATTCTTTTTAATTATGACATTAGGTGGAATAAGAGAAAAAATAGCTAATGCTATTCCTAGTGTAGTTTCTACAGCAGCAACTTCAGGAATTGGGTTATTTATAGCTTTTATAGGTTTAAAAAACATGGGAATAATAGTTGCAAATGAGGCTACATTTGTAGGTTTAGGAGATTTTTCAATACCAACTGTATTAGGGATCTTAGGATTAGCAATTATGGCTATTTGTGAAATAAAAAAGGTAAGAGGCGGTATTTTAATAAGTATTGCAGCAACAACAGTTATAGGGATGTTTTTTGGAATCGTTGATATACCAAAAGCAATTATTTCAATGCCACCATCAATAAGTCCAATTTTTATGAAAATAAATATATTAGGGGCTTTAAAAATATCTTTAATAGGTTCAATATTTTCATTTATGTTTATAGATCTATTTGATTCCCTTGGATTTATGATGGCTTGTTACAAAAATATGGGATTAGTACAAGGGGATGAAGGTGCTAAAGGTTTAAAGAGGATGCTACAAGTTGATGTATCATCAACATTAATTGGAGCAGTTTTAGGGACGAGTACAGTAACTTCATTTGCAGAATCAGCAGCAGGAATATCTGCTGGAGCTAGAACAGGTTTAGCCTCTTTAGTAACAAGTGGATTATTTTTATTAGCTTTATTATTTACACCATTAGTTGGAATAGTACCAGGATATGCATCAGCTCCAGCGTTAGTATTGGTGGGAGTATTTATGTTTAAATCTATTGGAAATATAGATTTTACAGATATGAAACTAGCAATCCCTGCTTTTATAACAATTGTAATGATGCCTTTAACTTATAGCATTAGTATAGGTTTAAGTTTTGGATTTGTTGCATATATAATAACTCATATTGCAGCAGGAGAGATAAAAAAAATAAATGTAGCTTTATGGATAATAGGTGGATTATCAATTTTAAATTTAATAGTATAA